The following nucleotide sequence is from Drosophila takahashii strain IR98-3 E-12201 chromosome 3L, DtakHiC1v2, whole genome shotgun sequence.
CAGATAAGAAAATTTCCAATCAACAGCtatagtaaaaaagaaacacttacattttttagatttcaTGATAAATTCTGTGAAGTACAGACATTCTTTGATAGATCGAGGTGGTTGTACTTTGTATTGTTATACTTTTTAAGTAAAAGAGCATATTGCTTTCGTTAAGAGGCCAGTAACAGATAGAGGAAAGCGGTTCtgaccctaaaaaatatatatatatatttgatcaGTATCACTGTCCGTATAAACATAGAGATCTCGGAAATTATACAAGCCAGAATGTtgtgattttgtatttattttatatttattatacacctatatctatattttattttaatcaaatcggaccattagTTAATAAGCTATGATCAATTAAAGTCACTGCTTGTAGATAGCAAGAATAGGTCAGTGATGTTACTGACAGTAGATAAAAAGGTACACATAGTACCATTAACAGGCGAACATCGATAAACATAGATTTTGCTTCACCTTCagttaaatgtatatttattttaaaattcgttaagagattaatataattaattaaactattatttattctACCTTTTAAAAAGGTTTGACTTATGCATAACATCTctttcaatcaaaaaggcatTGCCATTATGCTTTGAGACATGGCGTAAAGAATTAAAGTTTGATTTTTCTATGTATTTTCCAAGATTCgagataaaacaaataaataaaataataataaatttattctaaGAAGTAGTTTTTAGGGCACTAGGTTTTCACAGGTTTTCGTTTCCTGGTTTTTATTACTCTGTCTTAATTGATTTTCATGCTTTTCATATAATCTTACTACGTAAGCCAgtgaatcaaaacaaaagcgCATCTTTGTGTGCTCCGTGTGTCATTGCCCTGGGATTGAGATAATGTCCAATCAGTTGTCTTAAGACTTCTCAGGGTGCAACCACTGAACCCATCATCCCAGATAGATATAGGTAGCTCTAGCTCGCCGAGATCGGCGGAGAACAAAGGGTGCCCAAATGCTATGTGGGGTGCAAACATTTACGTAGTCACTTTGAAGAGTGTTAGAGGCTTTGAGGTTTTTCGGTCCGACTGAGCTATTatctgtgtttttgtttgcacGTGCGACGGATCCGTCCGAAATGTTCAGAAAACCCTGCCAGATCTTTGGCGCTTATCGGAAAGCGGAGCGTCTGCCTTAATTGAgccaataaaataatacaaagcGGCATTTAAAACGCCCGTCGTCGCCATGGATGGCGTTGATTTTTCCCCGACGAGTAGTTAGTTCATCTCTGTGCAGCAGAGCAGTTGGTCGTGTCGTGTCTAGAAAATGTCCACCGAAAACCCAGCCACTTGCGTTTCCACGCTGGACCTCAGTGGCGAAAGTAGAGGAAACTCGGAGGAATCCCATGGGGGCCGAGGTGTGAGGAGCGGCTCGAAGGTTCTGCGCTTCCTGTGGCACTCACTGTACACCCAGTACAACCAGATCTGCACAAGATCCCAGACTCTGAGGCAACTGGTCTGCCGGGAGGCCAACAAGCCGCTGCCCAAGAAACTCAGACACACCATGAGGCTAAATAAATCGGCTAAACGAAAGGGCTACGAGTTCTACATTAGCGACGAGGACAGAAGGTGAGAAGGTCATGGGATTGACTATAGAGACTGGCTTAAAAAGAGTACCTACAAAATTATCTATGGTACGACAAGTAACGAAAtactctttaaaaaatattagactATTAAAAagtccaaaaaatattaaagtgggtttaagaaaatagttttatcACCTTTACGATCATTCTATACTTTAtcctaaaaatttataaaaaattcacaGCGTTTTAAACTGCCTTTAttcatgttttaaaatttaagctaGTACTAAATAGTGGTCATTTCAAGAAATAGTGGCCTATTAATTATAGAAACTGTCTGCTTGGAATAGTCCTTATGATTTCATCATAATTTCTAAGTGATCTCTTCTTAAAActccgaaaaaaatatataaagagtAAAAAATCtaagatttcttttaaaatttatctccATTCCTTTATTATCGTTATCCcaatacttattttttgtacttGGGTGCAAAAAACTTAACTTCAATCTACCTTTAACTAAAAATATCCCAATTATGTAAATCCTCTCAAGGtttccttaaatatttattaaggcGTTTATCTTTAGAGCCCGTGATAAAGTAAATCTTAATAGCGCAGATTAGATACAAGATACAATAGCCGTGATGCATGAACTAGCATAATAGATTGCGTACGGGGGGTTATCTATGGGATGTTCAGAAGGGGGGTCTGTTCCATTGTGATGCTTCCAATTAGGAAGGCCGAGCAATTGTGTCGGTGACATTGACCAATTGACACACTGGCAACTGAACGAGCTGAACAAGATGCCCTTTTGTGTGGACTAATTCAATTTACCAGCCAAGATTATAAGAAGTTCATTCCAATATAAGTTCATTTAAAGTTGTATTTTTAGAAGCACTTTATTTAtggttattatttaaatgggattttatttaattttatttataagacaTTGCCCATAAATTTtagatataattttaataattgatCTCGTTTCAGGAGACTGGATGAGTATACCTACCGGAATTCCGAACTGTCCGCGCGGATTGGAGTACCTTACGACTATCGACCAGCTTTTAGTTAAGCAGAAGGTCGAGCTCCTCGAGGCCTTCACCGGTTTCGAGACCAATAACAAGTTTACGATCAAGAACGCCCTGGGTCAGAAGGTCTATTTCGCGGCGGAGGACAACGACTGCTGCACGCGCAATTGCTGCGGACCCTCGCGTCCCTTCGACATGCGGGTCTTCGACAACTTCCAGCAGGAGGTGATCCACATGCACCGTCCGCTGGCCTGCTCCTCGTGTCTGTTCCCCTGCTGTCTGCAGAGCATCGAAGTGTCGGCGCCACCGGGCAATGTCATCGGCACCATCGAGCAGGAGTGGTCCATCTGCTCACCCTCGTTCAGGATACTCAATCACCTGGGCGACACGGTGATGCGCATCGAAGGACCGTTCTGCACCTTTTCGCTCTGCGGCGACGTTGAGTTCAATGTATGTTTTGAGATAGCTATTCTAAATTACTATATCCTATTAATAATATCTGTTTTTAGGTTGTGTCGCTCACGGGCGAGAAGGTCGGCAAGATTTCGAAGCAGTGGTCGGGTCTGGCAAGAGAAATTTTCACGGACGCGGACTTCTTCGGCATCAGTTTTCCATTGGACTTGGATGTGCGCATGAAGGCCGTTCTCCTGGGCGCCACCTTCCTGATTGTAAGTGCTTCGTTTTCGTTAAGTTTTGCACAGTAACCCATAGTTGGCTCCTGCCAATCAGTTGTATAGTGTTCATTTCTATCGGTTCAAGCTGTTGAGACGTCTGCAGCGCAGATTTCGT
It contains:
- the LOC108056664 gene encoding phospholipid scramblase 2 isoform X3 translates to MSTENPATCVSTLDLSGESRGNSEESHGGRGVRSGSKVLRFLWHSLYTQYNQICTRSQTLRQLVCREANKPLPKKLRHTMRLNKSAKRKGYEFYISDEDRSIPTGIPNCPRGLEYLTTIDQLLVKQKVELLEAFTGFETNNKFTIKNALGQKVYFAAEDNDCCTRNCCGPSRPFDMRVFDNFQQEVIHMHRPLACSSCLFPCCLQSIEVSAPPGNVIGTIEQEWSICSPSFRILNHLGDTVMRIEGPFCTFSLCGDVEFNVVSLTGEKVGKISKQWSGLAREIFTDADFFGISFPLDLDVRMKAVLLGATFLIDAMFFEKSGNQETDRPGML
- the LOC108056664 gene encoding phospholipid scramblase 2 isoform X1, translating into MKSNVNQGGYAPPGFGSGFQPNAPPAEPAGFGYPPPPTSGIHTAPYPPAPGQQQPPPPMNYGFSPGPQQAGYAPVPQMPPYGETPPYGAGQPPYMGGGGGQPPYGGGQPPYVGGGGGGPPPQAFGGYPPGPAGPGGPPQAFGGYPPGPAGPGHAFGGYPPGQPQQPIITQPGMGPGMGPGMPPAQGGPAGDWMSIPTGIPNCPRGLEYLTTIDQLLVKQKVELLEAFTGFETNNKFTIKNALGQKVYFAAEDNDCCTRNCCGPSRPFDMRVFDNFQQEVIHMHRPLACSSCLFPCCLQSIEVSAPPGNVIGTIEQEWSICSPSFRILNHLGDTVMRIEGPFCTFSLCGDVEFNVVSLTGEKVGKISKQWSGLAREIFTDADFFGISFPLDLDVRMKAVLLGATFLIDAMFFEKSGNQETDRPGML
- the LOC108056664 gene encoding phospholipid scramblase 1 isoform X2 — encoded protein: MSIPTGIPNCPRGLEYLTTIDQLLVKQKVELLEAFTGFETNNKFTIKNALGQKVYFAAEDNDCCTRNCCGPSRPFDMRVFDNFQQEVIHMHRPLACSSCLFPCCLQSIEVSAPPGNVIGTIEQEWSICSPSFRILNHLGDTVMRIEGPFCTFSLCGDVEFNVVSLTGEKVGKISKQWSGLAREIFTDADFFGISFPLDLDVRMKAVLLGATFLIDAMFFEKSGNQETDRPGML